Within Hydrogenoanaerobacterium saccharovorans, the genomic segment GATTTATATATTACCCGCGAAAATGTCAGTTCGTACAGAAAGCTGACAGGGTACCAAGCTACGGTACGTATGTGCTGCGAAAAAAACCAAGCCTTAGTGGTAGTGCATAATTTCACAAATGAAGACACAATAAAAATAAGTTTAGGCGCTGATGCAAACCCGCAGATTTGCAGTTGTTTCGGCGTAGAAAAAGACCAAATTGAAATAAAACAGAATGTATTACACATCAAACCACCCGTGCACTTTTGGGGCTGTGCCATATTATTAAATATAAACATGTAAACAAAGATTGCTTTTATTTGGTTGAGCGTTTACTTATGTAGCCCAAGGTGGATAACACCCTTCTATGTTCTTTAACGGTGTTATTCATTGCCTAGTAGGATGGATTGCCTAAATTAATGCTCCGTTTCGTACAGAATCGCCCAAATGAGCACCCAAAACAAAGTACATAAAAAGCCGATGAAAAGGGCATTTTTGATGCCCGATTCATCGGCTTTTGGGTTTATTTTTGTACTATTTCCAGTAGAAGCTTATTGCATACTGCCCGATGGTACGATGCTTACCATCTCGCCTGCGGCAAGCGAAAGTGTAATAGTTCCGTCCGATACGTCTACATCAGACGACAGCAAGGCAGTACCGGTTTTGTTTACGGAATAAATGTCAACCGTTTGTGCTTGGAACTCTTTTTGGAATTGCCATGTTTTATTGGTGTAACCATTTACGCTGTAAGCAATAACCTCGTTTTCGGCCCATGTAGCCGGTACAAAAATATCATCCTGGGTTCTTATCAGCTTATTATTACGCATTACCATGCGGTTATTGGCGTTCGCCACAAGCCCGTCGGAATAGGTAACAACATTGTTTTGCAGTGTAAGGCGGTTGAAGGTGTTTTGGTAAGCCCAAGGCAAGGTTTGCGTACAGAACTGGAATTTAAATTCCTTGTCCCAATTTGGGCGTGTAAGGCCGTAAACTTCGCGCTGTGTCAGTAAATCTTCACCCCACATACTGCGCCCAAACAAAATCTCAACGGTTTCTTTGTCGCCGCCGTATTTGATATCGTTGATTCCGCCGCCTGTCACCATAGAGGCAGGTCTTGTCATATAAGATTGAATGCTTTGGTTAAAATGCCAGGTCATAGGTAAAACGCCAAGCAAACCGCTGCCGTCTCCGCCTGCACTGTTTTCGTTGCCGTCATGCAAAAACTCGGTGGTAAGGTCTATTCCGCAGTCACGCCAATAGCGTATCATCCGAATACGAGCTTCTTGCTCGGTGCGGACATTGCTTTGCTTTGAACTGCGGCAGAAGAATGCATCACTGTGGATGGTACCTGCGCGTTGCAGTCTGCCGTCCAGCATGTTGATTAAGTTATCCACTCGCTGCTTATAAAACCCTTTTTCCCACTCGTTTTTGTAGTTTACCTGGTAAGCGGTTTCACCCTCCCAAGTGCCAATGCTTTTTAACGTACCAAATATGGTTTTAGAAATCAAATCATTATCTACATAGGTTTGCCACAGGGGGCTGTCTTTATAAGCATCGGTAGAGTTGATATGCAGGCTGACCCTTGTATTGTATTTTTCGTATGCTTCGTCCATCAGCCATTTTAAGCAATCTAAGCTGGTTACATGGTTGCACGAGGTGCATTTTAAATGCTGGTTTACCTGCCCCCATGCCGGGTATTTATCGTCATGCCCTTGATACTGCCAACCCACAAGATAAACAATTTTGGGTATTTTTCGGGTTACATTATCCACCTGCCGTATAATATCCAGTGCATCGTCAAACCTTGCAGACACGATGGAACCTGTTTGGCTGCCTTTTTGCGGTACTGCCATTACCAGTTTCATAGTAAGTGTGCCGGGATAATTTATGATAGAAGGCCGTTCCAATACACCTGCGTTTTCATCTGCAAATGCGGTGGGGATATTGCGCCATGTGCCGATGTGCACGGTATAGCTTCGGCTGCCCTTTGCACCGCTTACCTGATATACAACCGGTTGCGTAAAGTTATTTATGGTTTCTCCGCTTTGCTGCGGTACTCCGGCTACCGTTACGGTATTCCATTTTCCGGCACTGAAAACGGGTGCAATTGCAGAGCGGTCTGTATTTTCGGGCACTGTAACATAAATATCGTTTGCATGGATGATGCCCGTACCTTTTAAAAGCTGATTGTCGGGCAACCGAACTTGGAATGATTTGAACTGAGCGGAATCCGTAAAACGAATCACATAAGTTTTGTCCTCAATTTTAATAACAGCCTCGTTAGATTCGCTGGTTGCCTGTGTAATTTGCACCTGCGCGCCTTCTGCCGCCTCTACCGATACAACCGGAATGTCCGGATATTTTTCGGCAGAAACTTCGTAATTGTAAACGGATGGCAGAAATTCAGCTAGGTGTTCTCCGTTAATTTTAATGGAACATAAATTTGCGCTCTTATAATAAAGTTTTGCATCTGCCAAATCAAGGTCGTCACTCCAGTCATTCCCGTTATCACCTTGTGTAACCGCAAACTTCAGCTCTTGCACTCCTTTCACATCCAGTTGCAGGTCGATTAAATCTTTGTTGTGAAAGTTAATGTGGTCGTTGCGGTAAATTTGGAGGTTATCGGCATAAACCACAAGCCCCATGATGCTCATATTTCGGCTCGGTTCGGCATTACAGCCGTTATCCGGTGCAACAATTGCAGAAAAAGATTCGTACGCACCTTGAAGGGAATACACAATTTCGTGCCCTGCATGGGTACCAATTCCTTTTTCGTATACCGTTCCGTAAATGTTAATGGGGGTGTAGTTAATGTTGGCATCTTTTACTGGCAATTTGCCAAGAGATGTATTGGCAGACTTCCAAGTAAGGTCGCTGAGGTAACGGGATTGCGAAGACCCCGACGCCTTTTGTAAAAGATTTATGCTGTCTCTCAGCCTTGTTTCAGCTGCTGTGTAGGCAGCCTCATCGTCGCCTGCGGCAACCGTTTTTGCATTGGCGAGTGCATCTGCAAATACAGCCCAACTTTCAGCAGTATAATCTGTTTGATTGAGTTGTTCTGCCTCGGTAATTGCCTGCGCTAATTTTTCTTTCGGCGTAAGCTGTTTTACTTGCAACCGTGCATTGCCCCAAATACTCCAGTCAGAATCGCCTCCGTCACCGGCATCATCTACCACAATGCGCAGCTTTGCGGCACCGGTAACGTCTACCTCAATTGGTTGCAGCGCAGTATGGATGGTAATTGGGGCACTGCTTGCCCACCTCGGCTCGGTCTCATCATCGACATAAACAGAGCAGTGAATCGAGGTCGGCTTCTTTTTATCTTTGTTGGTATAGTCGGTGCCAACATCTGCCATAAACTTTGTATAATTGCCTTTGAGCTCGTAAACCACAGTACCCACCGCATGCAGCCCGATTCCCTTAGAATAAGGTACTGCCGCACCGTCTGTGCCAATCATGCGGATTGGCTGATTTTCGCAGTTTAAATCTTTTTTAGGCTGTGCCCAGTCATCCTGAGAATGGGGGTGTACCTCTTTCCAGTTTAAATCGCTGAGATAAACTTCTTGGGCTATTTCCTGTGCTAAAGTGGGGAGTGCATTTAAATTAAAAACGGTAAAAATAATTGCAATAGCCAATGCCATAGACAAACCTTTTTTTAACGTCGTTTTCATATTGCTCCTCTTTTCTTATTTTAAATAAACACAGTAAAAATTTTAGGCATTTGCGGGGGATACTTTTAAGCTCTCAGTTCTTGCACACAGACAGACTTGCCCTGTGCAATGCGTGATTCTTCGGCTGCAAGCGCGACGTAATGGCTTTCTAACGATTCCTCTAAATTGCTGCACATTTTTTTGTTTTCTTCGTTTGCCAAGTACTCGATAAACTCTTTCACCATTTTAACATCCCCGCCGCCGTGGCCGGAAAAATCATCGCTTAACTTTGTAACATCAATGATTTGGGGCTGATCACCAAAACGGCACACTTCAATGGTATTGGCACCCATATCCGCTTCGATATCGCCCATTGTCCCCATCACTTTTAAGGAGCGATGGCCTTTGCTGGTAAAAGCACACATGGTAAGACTTGCCGTTACACCATTTTCCATTTGCATGTTGACGATTTGATGGTCTACTGTGTCGTTGTCGCAGTGATAGACACAGCGCCCATAAGGCCCCTTTTCGATTGCTTCTGTAATGCTTGCCTCTGTAGGGTACAAAGCCAAAACATTACACGGCCAACCAACATTGCCATGCAATACGCCTGTTTGAGGATTGGTAAGGTAGATTTTTTCTGCATCGTAAGGGCAGCTTTCTTTTGCCTTACAGCCCTGTGTACAGCGCAGTGCAGCACCTTGCGGGGCTTTATCGGCTTTAAACAAAGCCGTATCGCCAAAAGAGGATACTTCACTGCACCGCTGACCCATCAGCCAAACTAAAATGTCCAAGTCGTGGCAGCATTTTGCCAAGATCATAGGGCTTGTTTCAGCGGTGTTTCGCCAGTTGCCGCGTACAAAGCTGTGCGCCATATGCCAGTAACCAACGTTTTCAATTGCCTGCAACGAAACGATATCACCAATGATGCCGCTCTCAATAACTTCTTTTACCTTACGATAAAACGGTGTATACCTTAGCACATGGCAAACCACCACCTCCCGGTTGTACTTCTTTGCTTCTTTTAACAGCGCACGGCATTCTTCTGCACTGGGCGAAATGGGTTTCTCCAGCAAAATGTGGTAGCCCTTACGGATGGCAGGGATGGCATGACCTACGTGCTGACGGTCTTGCGTACATACAAATAGCACGTCGGCAAGCTTTTCGCTCTCAAGCATTTCTTCTACGGTGCGAAAGCACTGCTCATCGGTAAGGCTAAATTGCTGTTTTGCTTTTTGCAAGCGTTCAGGCAGCATATCTGCCACTGCAACTATTTTCATTTTATCGGGGATTTTTTTTGCAACTACGGCATAGGTATCAAGGCCTCTGCCGCCGCAGCCTGCAATTGCTACTGTAATCTGTTTCATTTATCTTCCTCCTTTAAAATGACAGCCGCCGCTATAGGGCTTGGCAATTCAAAAAATTCTGAGTTCACTTCTAAAT encodes:
- a CDS encoding NPCBM/NEW2 domain-containing protein, with translation MKTTLKKGLSMALAIAIIFTVFNLNALPTLAQEIAQEVYLSDLNWKEVHPHSQDDWAQPKKDLNCENQPIRMIGTDGAAVPYSKGIGLHAVGTVVYELKGNYTKFMADVGTDYTNKDKKKPTSIHCSVYVDDETEPRWASSAPITIHTALQPIEVDVTGAAKLRIVVDDAGDGGDSDWSIWGNARLQVKQLTPKEKLAQAITEAEQLNQTDYTAESWAVFADALANAKTVAAGDDEAAYTAAETRLRDSINLLQKASGSSQSRYLSDLTWKSANTSLGKLPVKDANINYTPINIYGTVYEKGIGTHAGHEIVYSLQGAYESFSAIVAPDNGCNAEPSRNMSIMGLVVYADNLQIYRNDHINFHNKDLIDLQLDVKGVQELKFAVTQGDNGNDWSDDLDLADAKLYYKSANLCSIKINGEHLAEFLPSVYNYEVSAEKYPDIPVVSVEAAEGAQVQITQATSESNEAVIKIEDKTYVIRFTDSAQFKSFQVRLPDNQLLKGTGIIHANDIYVTVPENTDRSAIAPVFSAGKWNTVTVAGVPQQSGETINNFTQPVVYQVSGAKGSRSYTVHIGTWRNIPTAFADENAGVLERPSIINYPGTLTMKLVMAVPQKGSQTGSIVSARFDDALDIIRQVDNVTRKIPKIVYLVGWQYQGHDDKYPAWGQVNQHLKCTSCNHVTSLDCLKWLMDEAYEKYNTRVSLHINSTDAYKDSPLWQTYVDNDLISKTIFGTLKSIGTWEGETAYQVNYKNEWEKGFYKQRVDNLINMLDGRLQRAGTIHSDAFFCRSSKQSNVRTEQEARIRMIRYWRDCGIDLTTEFLHDGNENSAGGDGSGLLGVLPMTWHFNQSIQSYMTRPASMVTGGGINDIKYGGDKETVEILFGRSMWGEDLLTQREVYGLTRPNWDKEFKFQFCTQTLPWAYQNTFNRLTLQNNVVTYSDGLVANANNRMVMRNNKLIRTQDDIFVPATWAENEVIAYSVNGYTNKTWQFQKEFQAQTVDIYSVNKTGTALLSSDVDVSDGTITLSLAAGEMVSIVPSGSMQ
- a CDS encoding Gfo/Idh/MocA family protein: MKQITVAIAGCGGRGLDTYAVVAKKIPDKMKIVAVADMLPERLQKAKQQFSLTDEQCFRTVEEMLESEKLADVLFVCTQDRQHVGHAIPAIRKGYHILLEKPISPSAEECRALLKEAKKYNREVVVCHVLRYTPFYRKVKEVIESGIIGDIVSLQAIENVGYWHMAHSFVRGNWRNTAETSPMILAKCCHDLDILVWLMGQRCSEVSSFGDTALFKADKAPQGAALRCTQGCKAKESCPYDAEKIYLTNPQTGVLHGNVGWPCNVLALYPTEASITEAIEKGPYGRCVYHCDNDTVDHQIVNMQMENGVTASLTMCAFTSKGHRSLKVMGTMGDIEADMGANTIEVCRFGDQPQIIDVTKLSDDFSGHGGGDVKMVKEFIEYLANEENKKMCSNLEESLESHYVALAAEESRIAQGKSVCVQELRA